GATGAGAGTATGTTTAGTTATTGTATTGGAATAAGTTCCCAAAAAGAGAATCTTGTTACTACAGCAAAAATGGCTTTAAAGTACGCAAGAAGTCATAAATTAAAGTATAAAAAATACTCTAAAGATATTGATACAAAAGATATGGACTTTAATAGTCTAAAAATACAAGAAGTAATTAGTGAAGCAATAAAAGAAAATAGTGTTTTCCCCGTATTTCAACCTATTTTTAATAAAAACAAAGAGCTTATTAAATATGAAATTCTAATGAGAATCAAATCTAATAAAAAAAATAAAGTATATTTTCCAAATGAGTTTATTGATATAGCATTAGAAACAAATAATTTTTATGAACTAAATATTCTAATGTTAGAAAAACTTTTTGACACAATTAGAAATAGTGATAAGAAGTTTTCATTTAATATTTCATATCAAGATATAGTACATACAAAACTATGTGACTATATGGAAGAAAAATTTAAAGAAGAACCTACTTTAGCAGAAAAGTTTATTTTTGAACTTTTGGAAACCCATGAAATTGAAGATTATAAAATCCTTGATGATTTTATAAAAAGATTCAAAAAATATGGTGTTTTAATTGCCCTTGATGACTTTGGAACAGGCTATTCAAACTTAAGTCAAATTGTAAATATGGATTTTGACTATGTAAAAATAGATGGCTCACTAATAAAAGAGATTAATTATAACTATAAATCACTTGCTATAGTAAAGGCTATAATAACCTTTGCAAATGAAACAGGTATAAAAACAATCGCTGAATTTGTTTCATCGGAAAGTATCTTCAATAAACTACAGAAAATAGGAATTGATGAATTCCAAGGATTCTATTTGAGTAAACCATTGGAAAAGATTTAGTATGAAAAAAAACTTGCCCTTAAAGTCAATACTTTATAACACATATTTTAAAACAGCCCTTGTTCCTCTTATTGTAATTGAGATAACTCTATTAATTTTATATTTTGGAATAAGCAAATATATTGTTAGTAATACTAAAAATTTAAGTTCCCAAGAAATAAAGACAAACCTTCTAAATATATCTCAAAAAGAGACACAAGAGATAAACTACCAATTAAAAGAGATATCAAATATAGCTTTAATAGCTCAATATGAACAAGAAAAAATATTCAAAGAGAAAGATGAAATTCTTAAAAATATAAAGACTCCTGAATTTAAATATGCTAAAAATGGAACCTTTTATAAAGTACATAATGATGGTGGAGCAAGTTTGTTATATGCTGCAACTACCAATATAGGCAAAAAAGAGAAAGAAAAAGCTATTTTTACAGAAGCTTTTGATGACAAACTAAAATA
This window of the Arcobacter sp. F155 genome carries:
- a CDS encoding EAL domain-containing protein; this translates as MKEISNLNELIELCNNLSVLYVEDDSMLNQVNTSILESIFKRVDSCANGKEALEKYIEKKADSNTYDLVITDINMPYMNGIELSKEVLKLDNSQQILIISAYNDSDKLELLIQLGIKYYVQKPVSTEKFFEVLEKIAKEIHEKTISKELTTELTSYDNITKLKNIHALHEDLKLNKFENIFIIELTNFENIQSFYGIEKSDAILNDLIVHLKEKISCKKCLYRKGTNKIAYMFNDEIRKTLNNFVEKLDESMFSYCIGISSQKENLVTTAKMALKYARSHKLKYKKYSKDIDTKDMDFNSLKIQEVISEAIKENSVFPVFQPIFNKNKELIKYEILMRIKSNKKNKVYFPNEFIDIALETNNFYELNILMLEKLFDTIRNSDKKFSFNISYQDIVHTKLCDYMEEKFKEEPTLAEKFIFELLETHEIEDYKILDDFIKRFKKYGVLIALDDFGTGYSNLSQIVNMDFDYVKIDGSLIKEINYNYKSLAIVKAIITFANETGIKTIAEFVSSESIFNKLQKIGIDEFQGFYLSKPLEKI